In Bacteroidales bacterium, the sequence ATATACTGATTTTTTCATCCTGAATGATTTTTAAATATTCTATTCATCTTATTTTGTAACTGTTCCCCAAAAACTGACCTCCTGAATACTTATATTTGAAATGGATGTATTATTGAAGGTCGAAATGGTTTTTATCCGGATATATCTGATGGGGACAAACGGATCGGGAGCAAAATCGGTATAAGCAAAATCGAAATCGATTCCTGCCCGGGCAAAATCTATGTCTTCCTGGGTAATTGCTTCATCGGGTGTTGGTTTTATACATTCGAATCTTCCCAACGGTATCCAACTTTCGTCTAAATCCCCGTTCGGATTAGGTGTAGTAGAACCATATATTTCAAATATCCTTGGTTGACCTCTCCTCCATCTATCATCAACGTGTTCACGCGGCCACAATTTTAAACGGCTCAGGGTAACGGTTTTTCCAAAATCCCAGGTAATGACTGCAGGTAGGGGCTGATTCTGAATGACGAGACATGAATTACCATTGCTAAGGTTATTATTCCATATATTTTGAAGCCGGTAATTCTCGTTGAGCGGTGGGGTATCGCCCGGTAAGGCATATTCCTTCCAGGTACCTTTAGTGATTTCTTCTTCGTAAATCGGCTTCAGCGTATTTGTTATCGTATCAGACAGGTTGTTCCACCGGTCGCGGAGATATACCGCGAAATCGTACGATACGGAATCCAATCCGCGAAAGGAGAAAGATGCTTTTGGCATCGATGTATAAAATGTATGCAAAATGCTCAAATACCCGACATTTGCGGTATCAGCCATCAATACGATGGCTAAGTTCGTTTTACCCGGATTTTCGATATTGACGGATACTCCTCCGAAAGTTTCCTTCAAACTTTTGGTTGCCAGGCGTACGGGTGCTGTGGTAGGATTAACCTGTACGGTTAACGGTTCTGACTTTTTTTCGTTTTTCCCTACACTATACAATTGTACATCGTAAGTACGCGTATCGCCGAAACCTTCCAAAACCAGGGAGTCTTTGTAAAAAGATGATTTTGCTTCGCGTTGTATACCTGGCTGTATTTCATATACAGCCTGCACATACAACAGATTTTTATCATCTGACACTAAATATTTCAGCACGGCACCACCTGCGGTATTGCGTACCGTTACGTCAGTCACCTGAGCAGGCGCTGGTGCGCTGTCGTCGATATGATCGATCCGGTCTTCTTCCTTACAGCCGGCATATAATACCAACATTAAGGAAATGATAATATATATTATTCTATTTTTCATGTGAATAAAATTTGATTTTCAATGGTCACATGGAATATCCATATTTTATTTATCACGTTGGGTGAACAGTGATGTTCATGGATATTTCATCTGTATAAAATTATTTTTAATGGTTAGATGAACCCCGAAGGGCTCAGTGAAACTAAATGTCCAATTTTGTTCATGACGGTGGGTATACTGCTATGTTTATGGACATTTCATGCTATTTCAAATTTCGATTGAATTTACCATCCTATATTCTGTACTAAATTCCGATTATTAATTATATCGCTGTTCTTGATCGGCCAGAAATAATCGCGAACCCTGAAGTCCCGATTGAGCAACACCCGGGGTGTGTACATGATTTGATTGACCTCACTCTCGCTTCCGTCAGTCACAGCTACTTGCATGTTCCATCCTTCAATAGGTGTGCGATACAATTCGGGAGCGATTTTCCACCGGCGTATATCCCAGAAACGATGTCCCTCAAACGACAGTTCGATCATTCTTTCCTGCTGGATAATTTGTCGCATACCTGTCTGGTTGTTGTATTTAGGATTATTGGTGTA encodes:
- a CDS encoding DUF4959 domain-containing protein, whose translation is MKNRIIYIIISLMLVLYAGCKEEDRIDHIDDSAPAPAQVTDVTVRNTAGGAVLKYLVSDDKNLLYVQAVYEIQPGIQREAKSSFYKDSLVLEGFGDTRTYDVQLYSVGKNEKKSEPLTVQVNPTTAPVRLATKSLKETFGGVSVNIENPGKTNLAIVLMADTANVGYLSILHTFYTSMPKASFSFRGLDSVSYDFAVYLRDRWNNLSDTITNTLKPIYEEEITKGTWKEYALPGDTPPLNENYRLQNIWNNNLSNGNSCLVIQNQPLPAVITWDFGKTVTLSRLKLWPREHVDDRWRRGQPRIFEIYGSTTPNPNGDLDESWIPLGRFECIKPTPDEAITQEDIDFARAGIDFDFAYTDFAPDPFVPIRYIRIKTISTFNNTSISNISIQEVSFWGTVTK